The following is a genomic window from Haloarcula sp. DT43.
CAGCGTCGAGTCGTTCGCGCTCGACAACGGGGCGCTCGTGGCTCGCGTCACCGACCACCGGGAACTGTCCGTCGAGGAGCAGGACACGGAGATTACCTTCGCCGACCCCGACGACGCCGTCACCGAGCGCGTCCGCGACCTCGGGCTGAGCGAGGCCGCCCACGACATCGACGAGACGATTCGCGCCTCGAAGGTCGCCGACGCGAACGTCAAAGACGAAGTCGAACGGCACGTGCGCGACCTCCTCTCGGAGGATTCGGACGCGCTCGCGGCCGACGCTGACGCGTCTGCGAGTGACTGTCCAGACGACACCGATGCGTCCGCAGGAAGTGAGGCCGAGAACGGCACGGCGGTGAACGACGACGGCCAGGCGAGCGTCGAGGAGTTCCTGTAATGGAGGGGCGACGATGAAATTCGAACGGGTCAGGCTATCCAATTTCAAGTGCTACGACGAAGCCGACCTGCGGCTGGACAGCGGCGTGACCGTCATCCACGGCCTCAACGGGAGCGGGAAATCGTCTCTCCTCGAAGCCTGCTTCTTCGCGCTGTACGGCTCGAAAGCGCTGGACGAGACCCTCGGCGACGTAGTCACCATCGGGGCCGACGACTGCACCGTCGAGTTGTGGTTCTCTCACGCCGGCGGCGATTACCACCTCACCCGCCGGGTCCGCGCGACCGGGGCGCAACCGACGACGGCCAAGTGCGTGCTGGAAACGCCCGAGGGGAACTACGAGGGGGCACGCGACGTGCGCCGACGCGTTACGGAACTCCTCCGGATGGACAGCGAGGCGTTCGTCAACTGCGCCTACGTCCGACAGGGCGAGGTGAACAAGCTCATCAACGCCTCGCCGGGCGACCGACAGGACATGCTCGACGACCTCCTGCAACTGGGCAAACTGGAGGAGTACCGCGAGCGCGCAAGCGACGCCCGCGTCGGCGTGGGCCGGGTGCGCGACGACAAGCAGGGGGCGCTCTCCCAACTCGACGCCCAGATTCGGGAGAAAGAGGAGAAGGACCTCCACGAGCGCCTGAACGGCCTCGAAACGAAAGAGTCCGAACTACAGGGCGAAATCGAGCACATCGAGGACCAGAAGGCCACCGCCGAAGAGACGCTCACTCAGGCGGAGTCCGTCCTCGAAGAGTACGAGGAGAAACGCGAGGAACTGTCGGCGCTGGAATCCGACATCGAGGACCTTGAGGCGACGATTACCGAGACCGAGACGGAGCGAACCGAACTCAAAGAGCGTCTCAGCGACCTGCAGGACAGACGGGAATCGCTTCAGGAGCAACTCGCGGAGACGGTAGCCGAGACCGAACTCGACAGTTCCGACCCGGAGGCCGTCGCGGCGCGGCTGGCGGAACTGGAGTCGCGCGACGACGACCTGCAGAGCCGAATCGAGGACCAGCGCGTCGACGCGAAAGAACACAGCAGCACCGCCGACGCGCTCGCCGAGAGCGCCGCCGACCTCGAATCGCGGGCCGCGGACGAGCGCGAGGAGGCCGACGAACTGGCGGCCCAAATCGAATCCGCGCGGGAGACCATCGCCGAGCGCCGGGAGCAGATACGGGACATCGACGACCGCATCGCTACCCTCGAAGCCAGGTTCGAGGACGCGCCGACCGACCGAGACGGGGCACAGTCGTACGAAGAGTCCGTCGCCGGCGACCTTGACGACGCCCGACAGCGGGTGACCGAACTGGAGACGAAACTGGAGAGCGAGCGCGAGACGCTCGCGGAGGCCGAGGCGCTGCTGGAGGAAGGCAAGTGCCCCGAGTGTGGCCAGGACGTGAGCGAGTCGCCACACGTCGACTCCATTGAGGAAGACCGCGAGCGGATTACGGAACTGGAGGCGACGCTCGCCGAGGCCCGCGAGGCGGTCGCGGAACTGGAAGCGGAACACGAGACGGCGACGGAGTTAGTCGAGACGGCGGACGAGCTATCGACCCTGGAGAACAACCGCTCGAACGTCGTCCAACTGGTCGAGGAGAAAGAGAACGGGCTGGACGCGGACCGGGAGCGCATCGAGACGCTTCGCGAGGACGCGGCGGCACACGAGACGGAGGCGGAGACGAAACGTGAGAACGCCGCCGAAGCCCGGGAACGAGCCGAAGAGTGCCGTTCGGTCGTCGCCGAGTGCAACCAGGAGCGCCAGCGGGTCAAGCAGTCCATCGAACGGCTGGAGCGCGTCGAGGACCTGCTCGCCGACATCGACGACTGCGACGACGACATCGAGCGCCTGCGCGAGCGGCGCAGTCAGCAGGCCGAACTGAACGACCAGCGCCGCGACCAGCTAGCGGAGAAACGCGAGCGCAAGCAGGCGCTCGCGGAGTCGTTCGACGAGGACCGCATCGAAGAGGCCCGAAGCGAGAAACAGCGGGCGAGCGAGTACGTCGAGCAGGCCGAGGCGGCGCTGGCGGAGAAACGCGAGCGACGCGACGAACTACAAAACTCCATCGGCGGCGTCAGGAACGAAATCGAGGAGCTGGAGTCGCTGCGGGAGCGTCGCGAGGACCTCGAAACGACCCTGGAGCGACTCGAAACGCTGTACGAGGAGACCGAGCGGCTCCAGGAGATGTACGGCACGCTCCGGGCGGAACTGCGCCAGCGCAACGTCGAGACGCTCGAACGGATGCTCAACCGGACGTTCGACCTGGTGTACCAGAACGATTCGTACTCCCACATCGAACTCGACGGGCAGTACCGTCTCACGGTGTACCAGAAGGACGGCGAGCCGCTGGAGCCCGAACAGCTCTCCGGCGGGGAGCGGGCGCTGTTCAACCTCAGCCTGCGGTGTGCCATCTACCGCCTGCTCGCGGAGGGCATCGAGGGTGCCGCGCCGATGCCGCCGCTCATCCTCGACGAGCCGACGGTGTTCCTGGACTCGGGTCACGTCACGCAACTGCTCGATCTCGTCGAGTACATGCGCGACGAGGTCGGCGTCGAGCAGATTCTCGTGGTCAGCCACGACGAGGAACTGGTCGGTGCGGCCGACGACCTCGTCCGTGTCGAGAAGGACGCCACGACCAACCGCTCGCGGGTCGAACAGGTCGTGGCGACGGTGGCGGAACTGGCCTGACCGCGGCGGCGTTCTCAGTCGCGGAGGCGGGCCAGTCCGTCGCTCGTCGTCTCGGTCGTCTCGTAGCCCCGCTGGCCGTGGACCGTCGCTTCGGCGATGAGGCCGGCGGCGCGGAACTCCGCCAACAGCCCGTGCAGGTCGCTCTCACAGAGGTCGTACGCGGAGAGCAGTTCCTGCACCGAGAGCGGGCCGCGGTCGTCGAGTTCGACGAGCAGACCCAGGGACCGGTCGTCGTGGGTCGCCGTGAGGACGCGGCGCGCGGCGTCGGGCACGGCCGTCGCGGCCGTGGCAAGCGGCGACTCGCCCTCGACGGGTTCGAGGTCGGCGTTCGGGACGTGTCGCTGCTCGCCGGTTTCGGGGTTCCGGACGAGGCTCGCGTCGGCGGACTCCTTCAGCAGTACGTAGCGCGTGCCGTCGTCGTCCCGCACAGTACGCATGGGGTCTGATAGCCGGTCGGCCCCGTTAGCCGTTGTGGTCGCCCGGCTCCGCGCCGTCGGCACCGGCCTCCGTCGCCCCGGTCCCGTCCTCGTCGTCGGATTTCCGCTCTCGCTCGAACTGGACGTACCGGAACGTCCCGTAGCCGAACGCGATGACGCCGACGAGGAAGATACGAACCCCGAGGTCGACTCGCCCCTCGAAGTACGCCAGCATCGGCCCGAGCGAGAGGGCGAGCAGCGCGACGTTGAAGACGATGACGAGCCTGACGAACAGCCCCGTGGCGTCGCTGTTGTAGTCGCCGCCGGACGGGGACGGCGCGTCCGGCCCGAGGCTCTCCGGGTCGAACTCCTCTGGCTCGTACTCGCTTTTCTCCGAGAGGACGCCGCTGCGCTCGTTCGGGTCGTCCTCGTCGGGGATGTCCATCACACTAACTACGACAGGTGGAGGCTAAAAGTACTTCCTGTCAGGCGATCTCCTGTAGGGTCAGCGCCGTATCGGTCTGCAACCACGCGAGGGGGTTCTCCGCGTCGTAGAACACTGTCCCCTCCTCGGTCTCGTAGGTCTCGGTCGTCTGGATGGCGTCCGGGAGCGCCGGCTCCGACCGCAGTTCTTCGGACCTATCCGCCTCGCCGTGGGGGGATGCGTGGTGCGACATTAGCCGTCAAACTTGGGTATGGTACTCGATGGCATATACTTTCTGCCTGTGGCAATACCCCGTCGACCGTCGGTGTTTTTATGCGGCATCTCGAAGCATCCCCAAGAATGAGTGACGGGACCCAGGGCACGCTGGGGGACTTCGCGCAGGACGCCGAGGCGGACCGCCCGGTCGCCGACGAGGCGGCAGCCATCGCCGGCAATGGGAACGGCGGGACGAGCGTCGTCGACATCGACGAGCGTCAGTTCCCGCCCGTGGAAGAGACCGTCGAATTCGTCGTCACGCAGGTCGATTACACCATCGAGGGCCAGGGCGACGACGAGTTCCCGGTCGTCCACGTCTTCGGGCGCACCGACGACAACGAGCCAGTCCACGCGCGCGTCTTCGATTTCAAGCCCTACTTCTACGCGCCGACCGACAGCGTCACCGAGGACGAACTCCGGCAGTACGACAGCATCACCGGGTGGGAGGCGGTCGACGAGGACGGCGAGCCCTACGAGTCGATTCGCGGCGAGCGCCTGACGAAGATATTCGGGCGGACGCCACGCGACGTGGGGCAAATACGCGACGAATTCGACCACTACGAGGCGGACATCCTCTTCCCCAACCGCCTGCTCATCGACAAGGACATCACCAGCGGCGTGCGCGTGCCCGCCCGCGAACTCGACGACGGGAGCCTGAAGGTCCACCACGAGGAAGTCACGCCGACCGAGGTCACCGCTGACCTGCGGGTGAACACCTTCGACATCGAGGTCGACGACCGCCAGGGCTTCCCCGAGGACGGCGAGGAGCCGATAATCTGTCTCACGTCCCACGACTCCTACCGCGACGAGTACGTCGTCTGGCTGTACGAGTCCCCCGACGGCATCGACGGGCCCGAGGCGCTGGCCGGCTACGACCCGATTCGAGAGGCCTTCGAGGCCGACGTGCGCGTCTTCGCGGAGGAAGAAGCCATGCTGGAGGCGTTCGTCGACTACGTCGTCGACACCGACCCGGACGTGCTCACGGGGTGGAACTTCGACGACTTCGACGCGCCGTACTTCCTGGACCGCCTGGAGGCACTCCAGAGCTACGACCACGATTACGACCTGTCCGTCGACCGCCTCTCGCGGGTCGACGAGGTCTGGCGCTCGGGCTGGGGCGGCCCGGACATCAAGGGTCGGGTCGTCTTCGACCTCCTCTATGCCTACAAGCGCACGCAGTTCACCGAACTCGAATCCTACCGGCTCGACGCCGTCGGCGAGCAGGAACTCGGCGTCGGCAAGGAGCGCTACACCGGCGATATCGGCGACCTCTGGGAGCAAGACCCCGAGCAGTTGCTGGAGTACAATCTCCGGGACGTGGAGCTGTGTGTCGAACTCGACCGCGAGCAGGACATCGTCGACTTCTGGGACGAGGTCCGCACCTTCGTCGGCTGCAAGCTCGAAGACGCGACGACGCCCGGCGACGCCGTCGACATGTACGTGCTGCACAAACTGTACGGCGAGTACGCGCTGCCTTCGAAAGGACAGCAGGCCAGCGAGGACTACGAGGGCGGGGCTGTCTTCGACCCGATCACGGGCGTTCGCGAGAACGTCACCGTACTGGACCTGAAGTCGCTGTATCCGATGTGCATGGTGACGACGAACGCCAGCCCGGAGACGAAGGTCGACCCCGATGCCTACGACGGCGACACCTACCGCGCGCCCAACGGCACCCACTTCCGGAAGGAACCGGACGGCGTCATCCGGGAGATGGTCGACGAACTCTTATCAGAGCGCGAAGAAAAGAAGGCGCTCCGAAATGACTATTCGCCGGATAATCCGGAGTACGAGCGCTATGACCGGCAGCAAGCGGCGGTGAAGGTGATAATGAATTCGTTATATGGGGTCCTGGGATGGGACCGCTTTCGCCTCTACGACAAGGAGATGGGCGCGGCCGTCACCGCCACCGGCCGCGAGGTCATCGACTACACCGACGAAGTCGTCGAAACCGAAGGGTACGAGGTCGTATATGGAGACACCGACTCCGTCATGCTCCAGGTCGGCGACATCGGCCCAGACGATGTCGAGGGCGACGTGGCGGTCACCGACGAGATGCGCGAGAAACATCCCGAGATGAGCGACGACGAACTCGAACTCATCGCCGCGACCATCGCGAAGGGATTCGAACTGGAAGAGACCATCAACGCCTCCTACGACGAGTTTGCCACCGAGCGACTCAACGCCGACGAGCACCGCTTCGAAATCGAGTTCGAGAAGCTCTACCGCCGGTTCTTCCAGGCGGGCAAGAAGAAGCGCTACGCGGGCAACATCGTCTGGAAGGAGGGCAAACACGTCGACGACATCGACATCACGGGCTTCGAGTATCAGCGCTCGGACATCGCGCCCATCACCAAACGGGTCCAGAAGGAGGTCATCGACCGCATCGTCCGCGGCGAGGACGCCGAGTCCGTCAAGCAGTACGTCAGCGACGTCATCGAGGACTACCAGGACGGGAACGTCGACTACGACGACGTGGGTATCCCCGGCGGCATCGGCAAGAAACTGGACAACTACGACACAGACACCGCGCAGGTCCGCGGCGCGAAGTACGCGAACATGCTGCTGGGGACCAACTTCCAGAGCGGGTCGAAGCCAAAGCGCCTCTATCTCGACCGGGTCCACTCCGACTTCTTCCAACGCATCGAGGAAGAGGAAGGGCTGGACCCCCAGCGGGACCCGCTGTACGGCGAGTTCCGCCGGGACCCCGACGTAATCTGTTTCGAGTACGCCGACCAGATTCCGGCGGAGTTCGAGGTCGACTGGGACAAGATGCTCGACAAGACGCTCAAAGGGCCGATTGCCCGTATCCTCGAAGCGCTGGACATCTCCTGGGAGGAGGTCAAATCCGGCCAGGAGCAGACCGGTCTCGGGAGCTTCATGTAACCCGACGCCGACGACGGTTTTTCTCTCGAAAAAATATTATTTCTATATACTGAACTGCATTTCACGTCAATGCGAAAGCTTCATGGGTGAAACGGACCTTCTTTCGGTTGACCTAAGAGATACCTATGGCTACACTCGAAATCAACAATCTCCACGCAGAAGTCGCAGAAGAGGACGGTGAGACGATTCTCCGCGGTGTCGACCTGGAAGTCGAATCCGGCGAGATTCACGCGCTGATGGGCCCCAACGGCTCGGGGAAGTCGACGACGGCGAAGATTATCGCCGGCCACCCGGCCTACGAGGTAACCGACGGCGAAGTGCTCATCCACCTCGAGGAAGACGAGTTCGGTGACGAGGAAATCCCGGAGGACCTCCGAACCTGGAACCTGCTCGACCTGGAACCGAACGAGCGCGCCGCGCTCGGCATCTTCCTCGGCTTCCAGTACCCGGCCGAAATCGAGGGCGTCACGATGGTGAACTTCCTGCGGACCGCGCTCAACGCCAAGCTCGAAGAGCGCGAGGAACTCTTCGAGGACGACGACGAGGAAGACGAAGCCGACGCAGAGGGCGGCGACACCAACGAGGACGCCGCCGGCTACGACACCTCCCCGATGGAAGGCAACGTCGAAGAGGGCGAAATCGGCGTCGCCGAGTTCCAGGAAATCCTCCAGGAGAAGATGGAGCAACTGGACATGGACGAGAAGTTCGCGTCCCGGTATCTCAACGCCGGCTTCTCCGGCGGCGAGAAGAAGCAAAACGAGGTGCTCCAGGCCGCCATCCTCGAACCGTCCATCGCCGTGCTCGACGAAATCGACTCCGGGCTGGACATCGACCGGCTGCAGGACGTCTCCAACGGCATCAACGCGCTCCGTGACGAGCAGGGCGCGGGCATCCTCCAGATTACCCACTACCAGCGCATCCTCGACTACGTCGAACCCGACCACGTCCACGTGATGCTCGACGGCCAGATAGCCACCTCCGGCGGCGCGGAACTCGCCGAGAAGCTCGAAGACGAGGGGTACGACTGGGTCCGAGAGGAAGCCTACGAGGCCGCGTAACGCCCTTCCGTACACAGCGATAACACTACACACACTATGAGTTCAGACCAAGACCACCTCAAAGAAACCGACACCGAGAAGCGCTTCGAGTTCAAGAAAGAGGAGAAATCCGCCTTCGAAGCCGAGAAGGGCCTCACGGAGGAGACCATCCGGGTCATCTCCGAAGACAAGGACGAGCCCGAATGGATGCTCGAGCGCCGCCTGCGCGCGCTCGAACAGTACAAGGAGATGCCGATGCCGGACGACTGGCCGGGCGCGCCCGACCTCTCCGAGGTCGACGTCGACGAAATCGTCCCGTACATCCGCCCCGACATCGAGACACGC
Proteins encoded in this region:
- the rad50 gene encoding DNA double-strand break repair ATPase Rad50, with translation MKFERVRLSNFKCYDEADLRLDSGVTVIHGLNGSGKSSLLEACFFALYGSKALDETLGDVVTIGADDCTVELWFSHAGGDYHLTRRVRATGAQPTTAKCVLETPEGNYEGARDVRRRVTELLRMDSEAFVNCAYVRQGEVNKLINASPGDRQDMLDDLLQLGKLEEYRERASDARVGVGRVRDDKQGALSQLDAQIREKEEKDLHERLNGLETKESELQGEIEHIEDQKATAEETLTQAESVLEEYEEKREELSALESDIEDLEATITETETERTELKERLSDLQDRRESLQEQLAETVAETELDSSDPEAVAARLAELESRDDDLQSRIEDQRVDAKEHSSTADALAESAADLESRAADEREEADELAAQIESARETIAERREQIRDIDDRIATLEARFEDAPTDRDGAQSYEESVAGDLDDARQRVTELETKLESERETLAEAEALLEEGKCPECGQDVSESPHVDSIEEDRERITELEATLAEAREAVAELEAEHETATELVETADELSTLENNRSNVVQLVEEKENGLDADRERIETLREDAAAHETEAETKRENAAEARERAEECRSVVAECNQERQRVKQSIERLERVEDLLADIDDCDDDIERLRERRSQQAELNDQRRDQLAEKRERKQALAESFDEDRIEEARSEKQRASEYVEQAEAALAEKRERRDELQNSIGGVRNEIEELESLRERREDLETTLERLETLYEETERLQEMYGTLRAELRQRNVETLERMLNRTFDLVYQNDSYSHIELDGQYRLTVYQKDGEPLEPEQLSGGERALFNLSLRCAIYRLLAEGIEGAAPMPPLILDEPTVFLDSGHVTQLLDLVEYMRDEVGVEQILVVSHDEELVGAADDLVRVEKDATTNRSRVEQVVATVAELA
- a CDS encoding ABC transporter ATP-binding protein — its product is MATLEINNLHAEVAEEDGETILRGVDLEVESGEIHALMGPNGSGKSTTAKIIAGHPAYEVTDGEVLIHLEEDEFGDEEIPEDLRTWNLLDLEPNERAALGIFLGFQYPAEIEGVTMVNFLRTALNAKLEEREELFEDDDEEDEADAEGGDTNEDAAGYDTSPMEGNVEEGEIGVAEFQEILQEKMEQLDMDEKFASRYLNAGFSGGEKKQNEVLQAAILEPSIAVLDEIDSGLDIDRLQDVSNGINALRDEQGAGILQITHYQRILDYVEPDHVHVMLDGQIATSGGAELAEKLEDEGYDWVREEAYEAA
- a CDS encoding DUF7331 family protein — encoded protein: MSHHASPHGEADRSEELRSEPALPDAIQTTETYETEEGTVFYDAENPLAWLQTDTALTLQEIA
- a CDS encoding DNA-directed DNA polymerase encodes the protein MSDGTQGTLGDFAQDAEADRPVADEAAAIAGNGNGGTSVVDIDERQFPPVEETVEFVVTQVDYTIEGQGDDEFPVVHVFGRTDDNEPVHARVFDFKPYFYAPTDSVTEDELRQYDSITGWEAVDEDGEPYESIRGERLTKIFGRTPRDVGQIRDEFDHYEADILFPNRLLIDKDITSGVRVPARELDDGSLKVHHEEVTPTEVTADLRVNTFDIEVDDRQGFPEDGEEPIICLTSHDSYRDEYVVWLYESPDGIDGPEALAGYDPIREAFEADVRVFAEEEAMLEAFVDYVVDTDPDVLTGWNFDDFDAPYFLDRLEALQSYDHDYDLSVDRLSRVDEVWRSGWGGPDIKGRVVFDLLYAYKRTQFTELESYRLDAVGEQELGVGKERYTGDIGDLWEQDPEQLLEYNLRDVELCVELDREQDIVDFWDEVRTFVGCKLEDATTPGDAVDMYVLHKLYGEYALPSKGQQASEDYEGGAVFDPITGVRENVTVLDLKSLYPMCMVTTNASPETKVDPDAYDGDTYRAPNGTHFRKEPDGVIREMVDELLSEREEKKALRNDYSPDNPEYERYDRQQAAVKVIMNSLYGVLGWDRFRLYDKEMGAAVTATGREVIDYTDEVVETEGYEVVYGDTDSVMLQVGDIGPDDVEGDVAVTDEMREKHPEMSDDELELIAATIAKGFELEETINASYDEFATERLNADEHRFEIEFEKLYRRFFQAGKKKRYAGNIVWKEGKHVDDIDITGFEYQRSDIAPITKRVQKEVIDRIVRGEDAESVKQYVSDVIEDYQDGNVDYDDVGIPGGIGKKLDNYDTDTAQVRGAKYANMLLGTNFQSGSKPKRLYLDRVHSDFFQRIEEEEGLDPQRDPLYGEFRRDPDVICFEYADQIPAEFEVDWDKMLDKTLKGPIARILEALDISWEEVKSGQEQTGLGSFM
- a CDS encoding DUF7322 domain-containing protein, with amino-acid sequence MDIPDEDDPNERSGVLSEKSEYEPEEFDPESLGPDAPSPSGGDYNSDATGLFVRLVIVFNVALLALSLGPMLAYFEGRVDLGVRIFLVGVIAFGYGTFRYVQFERERKSDDEDGTGATEAGADGAEPGDHNG
- a CDS encoding DUF7346 family protein, coding for MRTVRDDDGTRYVLLKESADASLVRNPETGEQRHVPNADLEPVEGESPLATAATAVPDAARRVLTATHDDRSLGLLVELDDRGPLSVQELLSAYDLCESDLHGLLAEFRAAGLIAEATVHGQRGYETTETTSDGLARLRD